The Candidatus Scalindua japonica genome contains a region encoding:
- the rplD gene encoding 50S ribosomal protein L4 yields the protein MIKVPVFDSDGNSLEDASFSEESFGGKVRMGLLRDVVIMHEANHRRGTASTKTRGEVKGGGKKPWKQKHTGRARVGDIRSPIWKGGGVVFGPRPRDYSFSMHRKAKKVALQSAILSKLKDNEVVLVDKLELDSPSTKKMANLLKSLEIREGCLLVIREFDETIWKSTRNIYNVKVRVSSDLNAYDVVKYKKLLVVKDVLDNLKFE from the coding sequence ATGATAAAAGTGCCAGTTTTTGATAGTGATGGAAATTCTTTGGAAGATGCGTCTTTTTCAGAAGAAAGTTTTGGTGGTAAGGTGCGTATGGGGCTATTGAGAGATGTGGTTATTATGCACGAGGCAAATCATAGGAGGGGGACGGCATCGACTAAAACTCGTGGAGAAGTCAAGGGTGGTGGTAAGAAGCCGTGGAAGCAGAAACATACGGGCAGAGCAAGGGTAGGTGATATTCGTTCTCCGATATGGAAAGGTGGTGGAGTTGTTTTCGGGCCTAGACCAAGAGATTACTCTTTTTCTATGCATCGTAAGGCTAAAAAGGTTGCTTTGCAATCTGCGATTTTGTCTAAATTGAAAGATAATGAAGTGGTATTGGTTGATAAGCTTGAATTGGATTCGCCAAGTACAAAGAAAATGGCAAATTTATTAAAAAGTTTGGAAATCAGAGAAGGTTGTCTTCTCGTGATTCGAGAGTTCGATGAAACGATTTGGAAATCTACCAGAAATATTTATAACGTGAAGGTCAGGGTTTCTTCTGACTTGAATGCGTATGATGTGGTAAAATACAAGAAACTGCTAGTGGTTAAAGATGTTTTAGATAATCTGAAATTTGAATAA
- a CDS encoding 50S ribosomal protein L23 produces the protein MDYYQIVKKPLSSEKSVGDRESSNSYHFEVDKKANKIQVKEAIEKLFEVNVLTVRTLNRIGKTRKYRNKIYKTSGWKKAIVTLKEGDRIDLGY, from the coding sequence ATGGATTATTATCAGATAGTTAAAAAGCCTTTGTCTTCAGAAAAAAGTGTGGGAGATAGAGAATCGTCAAATTCATATCACTTTGAGGTAGATAAAAAGGCAAATAAAATCCAGGTGAAAGAGGCGATAGAGAAGCTGTTTGAAGTAAATGTTTTAACTGTTCGTACTTTAAACAGAATTGGAAAGACAAGGAAATATAGAAATAAAATATACAAAACAAGTGGGTGGAAAAAGGCAATAGTGACTTTGAAAGAAGGAGACCGGATTGACCTTGGTTACTAA